From the Primulina tabacum isolate GXHZ01 chromosome 3, ASM2559414v2, whole genome shotgun sequence genome, one window contains:
- the LOC142539904 gene encoding uncharacterized protein LOC142539904, with the protein MANSWKRNQSTKILTPKNLLLFISTSLLLLAFLYLSTQNPHDNPYKISKDSISVRPIKRFDCISSAQAYPVFANVVEGLKHPFLYSLSDFGSLPEKPHKNIVRTLKGKPFRRPDISATLQELMEKMKGEGRNGIFVDVGANVGMATFAAAVMGFRVLAFEPVFENLQRICEGIYFNRVGDLVEVFEAAASDRSGNITFHKLVGRLDNSAVSAEGAKMAFKSNEEIELQVKSIPLDKVIQESEHVHLLKIDVQGWEYHVLKGASKLLSRKKNEAPYLIYEEDERLLQASNSSSKEMREFLRSMGYHQCTKHGTDAHCTKTD; encoded by the exons ATGGCAAATTCCTGGAAAAGAAACCAATCCACTAAAATCCTAACCCCAAAAAACCTACTTCTCTTCATCTCCACATCCCTTCTCCTGCTCGCGTTCCTCTACCTGTCCACCCAAAACCCCCACGATAATCCCTACAAGATCAGTAAAGATTCAATATCTGTCAGGCCCATCAAAAGATTCGATTGCATTAGCTCTGCTCAGGCTTACCCTGTGTTTGCCAACGTTGTTGAAGGACTCAAACACCCTTTCCTCTATTCCCTTTCGGACTTTGGGAGTTTACCGGAAAAGCCGCACAAAAACATTGTTCGGACGCTTAAAGGGAAGCCCTTTAGAAGACCTGATATTTCTGCGACGTTACAGGAGTTGATGGAGAAGATGAAGGGGGAGGGCAGAAATGGGATATTTGTGGACGTGGGAGCTAATGTGGGAATGGCTACTTTTGCTGCAGCTGTTATGGGTTTCAGGGTCTTGGCATTTGAGCCTGTTTTTGAGAATTTGCAGAGGATTTGTGAAGGAATTTATTTTAATAGAGTTGGAGACTTGGTGGAGGTGTTTGAAGCCGCTGCTTCTGATCGATCCGGGAACATCACATTTCATAAG TTGGTTGGGCGGCTTGACAATAGTGCAGTCTCAGCCGAAGGTGCCAAGATGGCTTTTAAGTCCAATGAGGAGATTGAACTACAAGTCAAGTCTATCCCTCTGGATAAAGTTATACAAGAATCTGAGCATGTGCATCTCCTCAAAATAGATGTTCAGGGTTGGGAGTATCATGTTCTAAAGGGCGCATCAAAACTATTATCAAGAAAGAAGAATGAAGCACCTTACCTTATATATGAAGAAGATGAACGTCTCTTGCAGGCAAGCAACAGCAGTTCCAAAGAGATGAGGGAATTTCTCCGAAGTATGGGATACCATCAGTGCACTAAGCATGGTACAGATGCACACTGCACTAAAACAGATTGA